In one window of Paraflavitalea soli DNA:
- a CDS encoding hybrid sensor histidine kinase/response regulator: MILIVDDRPENLFSLQKLLEVNHFRVDTAASGEEALRKVLKNAYFLIILDVQMPGMDGFEVAEAISGYSKSKDIPIIFLSAVNTEKRFITKGYTSGAIDYITKPFDPDILLLKVKTFYRLHQQTRELSAAQKTLQEEVEVRKHAQEALHQSVEELRSALESIPQIAFTSDPAGTIEFVNKYWYQYSFGKDMFPQTPPGAISIAKCIEEAIRAGLQLETELRIRPLKSEEYRIHLLTLTPVKKENNILKWVGIFTDIHEQKMVNQLLEQRVNERTQELVQANKELEMSNHELQQFAYVASHDLKEPLRKIQVFSHLIRDRFLSNNSDAVGYINRLIHSSERMNNLITDVLNYSRLSISGVFETTNINLVIQEILVDMELLIQEKEAIIHTDNIPALEVIPAQIRQVFQNILSNALKFSNKRDKPVIHIRSVLVTEKDPYSIPSPAGKYCRITVTDNGIGFNEIYLNKIFSIFQRLHSREEYEGTGIGLAIVKKIMDTHNGLITAESKEGKGSTFIMILPVKQQ; encoded by the coding sequence ATGATACTCATTGTAGATGACAGACCTGAAAACCTTTTTTCTTTACAAAAACTCCTTGAGGTCAACCATTTCAGGGTAGACACTGCAGCCTCCGGCGAAGAGGCCCTGCGCAAGGTTTTGAAGAACGCCTACTTTCTCATCATACTGGATGTACAAATGCCCGGCATGGATGGTTTTGAAGTAGCAGAGGCCATCAGTGGCTACAGCAAATCGAAAGATATTCCCATCATCTTCCTCTCCGCTGTCAATACAGAAAAGCGATTCATCACCAAAGGATACACCTCAGGCGCCATCGATTATATCACCAAGCCATTCGATCCGGATATCCTGTTGTTGAAAGTGAAAACCTTTTACCGGCTGCACCAGCAAACCAGGGAATTGAGTGCAGCACAGAAAACACTGCAGGAAGAAGTAGAAGTAAGAAAACATGCCCAGGAAGCCCTGCACCAGAGTGTAGAAGAACTACGCTCCGCGTTGGAGTCTATTCCACAGATCGCTTTTACGTCCGACCCTGCCGGCACCATTGAGTTTGTAAATAAATACTGGTACCAATATTCTTTTGGTAAGGATATGTTCCCGCAAACGCCGCCCGGCGCTATCTCCATTGCAAAATGCATTGAAGAAGCTATAAGAGCCGGTCTGCAGCTGGAAACAGAACTAAGGATCAGACCACTGAAGTCGGAAGAATACCGCATTCATCTCCTCACCCTTACACCTGTAAAAAAGGAAAACAATATCCTGAAATGGGTAGGCATCTTTACTGATATTCATGAACAGAAAATGGTAAACCAGCTGCTGGAACAACGGGTAAATGAACGCACCCAGGAATTGGTCCAGGCCAATAAGGAATTGGAGATGAGCAATCATGAGCTCCAACAGTTTGCTTATGTTGCTTCCCATGACCTCAAAGAACCTTTACGCAAGATCCAGGTATTCAGTCACCTCATCAGGGACAGGTTCCTGTCCAATAATTCCGACGCCGTAGGCTATATTAACCGGCTGATCCATTCCTCCGAGCGCATGAATAACCTGATCACCGATGTCCTCAATTATAGCCGGCTCTCCATATCCGGTGTTTTTGAGACGACCAATATCAACCTCGTGATCCAGGAAATACTGGTGGACATGGAACTGCTGATACAGGAAAAAGAGGCCATCATTCACACCGATAATATCCCAGCCCTGGAGGTGATACCAGCCCAGATCAGGCAGGTATTTCAAAACATACTGAGCAACGCCCTCAAGTTTTCCAACAAACGGGACAAACCCGTTATCCATATCCGATCGGTACTGGTGACGGAGAAAGATCCTTACAGCATCCCTTCACCGGCCGGAAAGTATTGCCGTATTACCGTAACAGATAATGGCATTGGATTTAATGAGATCTACCTCAATAAGATATTTTCTATTTTCCAGCGCCTGCACTCGAGAGAGGAATATGAAGGCACCGGCATTGGGCTGGCCATTGTAAAAAAGATCATGGATACCCATAATGGACTGATTACTGCCGAAAGTAAAGAAGGCAAGGGCAGTACATTTATCATGATACTTCCTGTGAAGCAACAATGA
- a CDS encoding RNA recognition motif domain-containing protein → MNIFVGNLNKKTTANHLFQLFLQFGKVISVRILRDNQTGYSLGCGYIEMDSQAGSAAIQNLHEMFFMNTYMEVNEVPIGG, encoded by the coding sequence ATGAACATATTTGTTGGTAACCTCAACAAAAAAACGACTGCCAACCACCTTTTTCAACTCTTTCTTCAGTTTGGCAAAGTGATCTCCGTACGTATCCTTCGGGACAATCAAACAGGTTATTCTCTGGGTTGTGGTTATATCGAAATGGACAGCCAGGCAGGATCAGCAGCCATCCAGAACCTCCACGAAATGTTTTTCATGAACACCTACATGGAAGTCAACGAAGTTCCCATCGGCGGATAA
- a CDS encoding short-chain dehydrogenase — protein MTNDQIEKFLTDKNPDNAPVRIGFKTRKPFIGIFIKTPDYAELKSKNFWAIVWESNIETYQKSKDAKLSRIFNGSEITKLSPFKKGSEE, from the coding sequence ATGACAAACGATCAGATTGAAAAGTTTCTCACGGACAAGAATCCTGACAACGCTCCTGTAAGGATCGGATTTAAGACCCGCAAGCCTTTTATTGGCATTTTTATTAAAACGCCTGACTATGCGGAGTTGAAATCAAAGAATTTCTGGGCTATTGTTTGGGAATCAAATATCGAGACTTATCAGAAGTCAAAAGATGCCAAATTATCCCGTATATTCAATGGTTCAGAAATAACCAAGCTATCGCCTTTTAAGAAGGGAAGCGAAGAATAG